The following proteins come from a genomic window of Salvia hispanica cultivar TCC Black 2014 chromosome 4, UniMelb_Shisp_WGS_1.0, whole genome shotgun sequence:
- the LOC125219009 gene encoding catalase, with product MDPYKYRPSSAFNSPFMTTNSGAPVWNNNNSLTVGTRGPILLEDYHLVEKLANFDRERIPERVVHARGASAKGFFEVTHDITHLTCADFLRSPGVQTPVIVRFSTVIHERGSPETLRDPRGFAVKFYTREGNFDMVGNNFPVFFIRDGMKFPDMVHALKPNPKSHIQENWRILDFFSHHPESLHMFTFLFDDIGIPQDYRHMEGSGVNTYTLINKAGKVNYVKFHWKPTCGVKSLLEDEAVRVGGTNHSHATQDLYDSIAAGNYPEWKLFIQTIDPDIEDRFDFDPVDVTKTWPEDIIPLQPVGRLVLNKNIDNFFAENEQLAFCPALVVPGIYYSDDKLLQTRIFSYSDTQRHRLGPNYLQLPANAPKSAHHNNHHEGFMNFMHRDEEVNYFPSRFDPTRHAETHPIPPVVLTAKRDRVCIAKENNFKQPGDRYRSFTPERQERFIKRWVDALSDPRLTHEIRSIWVSYWNQADKSLGQKLASHLNVRPMM from the exons ATGGATCCTTACAAG TACCGCCCGTCGAGTGCTTTCAATTCACCTTTTATGACCACGAATTCTGGAGCTCCAGTTTGGAACAACAACAACTCTTTGACTGTTGGAACTAgag GTCCAATCCTACTTGAAGATTACCATTTGGTGGAGAAACTTGCTAACTTCGATCGCGAAAGGATCCCGGAACGTGTTGTCCATGCCAGAGGTGCCAGTGCCAAGGGCTTTTTCGAGGTCACTCATGATATCACACACCTTACTTGTGCTGATTTCCTTAGATCTCCGGGAGTTCAAACACCTGTTATTGTCCGTTTCTCAACTGTTATCCATGAGCGTGGCAGCCCTGAAACTCTTAGGGACCCCCGAGGGTTTGCCGTGAAGTTCTACACAAGAGAG GGAAACTTCGATATGGTGGGAAACAACTTccctgtcttctttattcgggACGGAATGAAATTCCCTGATATGGTTCATGCGTTGAAACCCAACCCAAAGTCCCACATTCAGGAGAACTGGAGAATCTTGGACTTCTTTTCTCACCATCCTGAGAGTCTGCATATGTTCACGTTCCTCTTCGATGATATTGGTATTCCACAAGATTACAGGCATATGGAAGGCTCGGGTGTGAATACCTACACTCTGATCAACAAAGCCGGGAAAGTAAATTATGTGAAGTTCCATTGGAAGCCCACTTGTGGAGTGAAGTCTCTGTTGGAGGACGAGGCTGTCAGAGTTGGAGGCACCAATCACAGCCATGCGACACAGGATCTTTATGACTCGATTGCAGCAGGCAACTACCCCGAGTGGAAACTTTTCATTCAGACCATAGATCCTGATATTGAAGATAGATTCGACTTTGACCCAGTTGATGTTACAAAGACTTGGCCCGAAGACATCATTCCCCTGCAACCTGTTGGCCGTTTGGTGTTGAATAAGAACATTGACAACTTCTTTGCTGAGAATGAACAACTTGCTTTCTGCCCTGCTCTGGTTGTCCCTGGGATCTACTATTCGGATGACAAGCTACTCCAAACCCGTATCTTTTCCTATTCTGATACTCAGAGACACCGTCTTGGACCAAACTATCTGCAGCTCCCAGCAAATGCTCCCAAGAGTGCCCATCACAACAACCACCATGAAGGTTTCATGAACTTCATGCATAGGGACGAGGAG GTGAACTATTTCCCATCCAGGTTTGATCCAACCCGTCATGCTGAGACGCACCCCATCCCTCCCGTGGTGTTGACAGCAAAGCGTGACAGG GTCTGCATTGCGAAGGAGAACAACTTCAAACAACCCGGTGACAGATACCGTTCCTTCACACCAGAAAG GCAAGAGAGATTCATCAAAAGGTGGGTTGACGCCTTGTCTGACCCCCGTCTCACCCACGAAATCCGAAGCATCTGGGTTTCGTACTGGAATCAG GCTGACAAGTCTCTCGGGCAGAAGCTCGCCTCTCATCTCAACGTGAGGCCAATGATGTGA
- the LOC125221808 gene encoding NPC intracellular cholesterol transporter 1-like isoform X1 — protein MEGNRMRGLRRCLLVLTVLLVAAVVESERSGARLLLADSGGQRHSEEYCAMYDICGARSDGKVLNCAIGRPAVKPDELLSAKVQSLCPTITGNICCTEAQFDTLRTQVQQAIPFLVGCPACLRNFLNLFCELTCSPNQSQFINVTSIAKVGGNSTVNGIDYYIADSFGSGMYESCKEVKFGTMNTRAMEFIGAGAKKFQEWYAFLGRRAGLGVPGSPYAINFLPAAPESVGMKPMNVSTYSCGDTSLGCSCGDCPSSAACSSSGLPTPLKKGSCSVRIGSINAKCIEVGMTILYIVLVSVFLGWGFFHRKRKRSPVSKTKPVINIPNGGVIRRINSQKDENVPMQMLEDVPQMNSGVQLSIVQGYMSKFYRRYGTWVARNPVLVLCSSIGIVLLLCLGLIRFQVETRPEKLWVGPGSRAAKEKQFFDSHLAPFYRIEQLIIATIPDTVNGKTPSIVSDSNINLLFDVQKRVDTIRANFSGSLVSLTDICMKPLGKDCATQSVLQYFKMDVQNYDSFGGIDHVEYCFQHYSSADTCASAFKAPLDPSTALGGFSGNNYSEASAFIVTYPVNNEVNKDGNATKRAEAWEKAFIQLAKEELLPMVQSKNLTLAFSSESSIEEELKRESTADAITIMISYLVMFAYISLTLGDAPRFSSYYISSKILLGLSGVLLVMLSVLGSVGFFSAVGVKSTLIIMEVIPFLVLAVGVDNMCILVQAVKRQQLELPIEGRISNALVEVGPSITLASLAEVLAFAVGSFIPMPACRVFSMFAALAVLLDFLLQVTAFVALIVFDFLRAEDNRIDCFPCIKTSGSNVELEKGGNQQKPGLLVRYMKEIHAPILSVWVIKLLVVCTFGAFTLASIALCSRIQPGLEQQIVLPRDSYLQGYFNNITDYLRIGPPLYFVVKDYNYSLESRQTNQLCSISQCDSNSLLNEIARASLVPESSYIAKPAASWLDDFLVWLSPEAFGCCRKFTNASYCPPDDQPPCCASDGGSCGLSSVCSDCTTCFRHSELQNGRPSTAQFREKLPWFLNALPSADCAKGGNGAYTSNVELNGYENGIIQASAFRTYHTPLNKQADYVNSMRAARDFSAKMSHALGIDVFPYAVFYMFFEQYLNIWKTALINLAIAIAAVFVVCLVITCSVWTSAIILLVLSMIIVDLLGIMAILGIQLNALSVVNLVMSVGIAVEFCVHITHAFLVTSGDRNQRMKEALTTMGASVFRTTSLLQRNHAHEASRSARSLLLEDRSFCGLLLQNVSRIGASRLLARPRLFTRDFEHVWSSVKMCAYREARRSAVNIISLLTLTTSKHARFFL, from the exons ATGGAGGGGAACAGAATGAGAGGCCTCCGCCGTTGTTTGCTGGTGCTCACG GTGTTGTTAGTGGCGGCTGTGGTGGAATCGGAGAGGTCTGGTGCGAGGCTTCTTTTGGCGGATAGTGGCGG ACAGAGACATTCAGAGGAATATTGCGCCATGTACGACATTTGTGGAGCACGTAGCGATGGAAAAGTGCTGAATTGTGCCATTGGCAGACCTGCAGTCAAG CCAGATGAATTGCTATCAGCAAAGGTTCAAAGCTTGTGTCCTACGATTACTGGAAACATATGTTGCACGGAGGCACAGTTCGACACTCTGAGGACGCAAGTCCAGCAA GCTATTCCTTTTCTAGTAGGTTGTCCAGCTTGCTTGAGAAATTTCTTGAACCTATTCTGCGAGCTCACATGTTCCCCAAACCAGAGCCAGTTTATCAATGTGACTTCTATTGCCAAG GTTGGGGGCAATTCGACGGTTAATGGTATTGATTATTACATAGCTGACTCTTTTGGTTCGGGAATGTATGAATCATGCAAAGAAGTAAAATTTGGCACCATGAACACTCGAGCCATGGAATTCATCGGTGCTGGTGCTAAGAAATTTCAAG AGTGGTATGCGTTTCTTGGTAGACGGGCGGGGCTTGGTGTACCAGGATCACCATATGCTATAAATTTTTTGCCGGCTGCCCCGGAATCAGTGGGAATGAAGCCTATGAATGTGTCCACATATTCATGCGGCGACACTTCATTGGGCTGTTCGTGCGGTGACTGTCCTTCGTCAGCAGCCTGTTCAAGCTCGGGTCTTCCTACTCCTCTCAAGAAAGGTTCCTGTTCAGTGAGAATAGGATCTATAAAT GCAAAATGCATTGAGGTTGGAATGACAATATTATACATTGTACTTGTTTCTGTGTTTCTTGGATGGGGATTCTTCCacaggaaaaggaaaaggagtCCCGTGTCTAAAACCAAACCTGTGATTAACATCCCAAATGGGGGTGTTATTCGCCGTATAAACAGTCAGAAGGATGAAAATGTCCCTATGCAG ATGCTCGAGGATGTTCCCCAAATGAACAGTGGAGTGCAGCTTTCAATCGTGCAAGGCTACATGTCAAAGTTCTATAG GAGATACGGCACATGGGTGGCCAGAAACCCCGTCCTGGTTCTGTGCTCATCAATCGGTATTGTTCTGTTGCTCTGCTTGGGTCTTATACGCTTCCAAGTCGAGACGAGGCCCGAGAAG TTATGGGTGGGACCTGGAAGTAGAGCTGCGAAAGAGAAACAATTCTTCGACAGTCATCTCGCTCCCTTTTACCGAATCGAGCAG CTCATAATAGCAACGATCCCGGACACTGTGAATGGGAAAACACCAAGCATCGTGTCAGATAGCAATATCAACCTGTTATTCGACGTACAAAAAAGG GTGGATACGATCAGAGCAAATTTTTCTGGTTCATTGGTATCTCTTACTGATATTTGCATGAAGCCACTTGGCAAGGATTGTGCCACTCAAAGTGTTCTTCAG TATTTCAAGATGGATGTCCAGAACTATGATAGCTTTGGGGGTATAGATCATGTCGAATATTGTTTCCAG CACTATTCATCAGCCGACACATGCGCCAGTGCATTCAAAGCTCCACTTGATCCGAGCACAGCTCTCGGTGGTTTCTCTGGGAATAACTATTCAGAG GCTTCTGCTTTCATAGTGACATATCCCGTGAACAATGAAGTCAACAAAGATGGGAATGCTACCAAGAGGGCAGAGGCATGGGAGAAAGCTTTCATTCAGCTAGCAAAG GAGGAGCTCTTGCCTATGGTGCAATCAAAGAATTTAACACTTGCCTTTTCGTCAGAGAGTTCTATCGAGGAAGAACTGAAAAGAGAAAGCACAGCAGATGCTATAACTATCATG ATAAGCTATCTCGTAATGTTTGCTTATATATCCTTGACTCTGGGAGATGCTCCTCGTTTCTCTTCCTATTATATCTCCTCCAAg ATATTACTAGGTCTATCAGGCGTTCTGCTCGTCATGCTTTCTGTGCTCGGATCAGTTGGTTTTTTCAGTGCTGTTGGAGTAAAATCTACACTGATAATAATGGAAGTCATCCCCTTTCTTGTTCTGGCT GTTGGGGTGGACAACATGTGCATACTGGTTCAAGCCGTAAAGAGACAGCAATTAGAATTGCCGATAGAGGGACGGATTAGTAACGCACTCGTGGAAGTAGGACCGTCTATAACACTAGCTAGCCTTGCTGAGGTCTTGGCCTTTGCAGTGGGAAGTTTCATTCCTATGCCTGCTTGCCGCGTCTTCTCAATGTTTGCAG CATTGGCTGTTCTTCTGGATTTCCTTCTTCAAGTTACTGCATTTGTTGCCTTAATCGTTTTCGACTTCCTGAGAGCCGAGGATAACAGGATCGACTGTTTTCCGTGTATTAAGACATCTGGTTCAAATGTTGAGCTGGAGAAAG GTGGTAATCAGCAGAAACCGGGATTACTAGTGAGATATATGAAG GAAATTCATGCTCCGATTCTTAGCGTTTGGGTGATTAAACTACTGGTCGTCTGCACTTTTGGCGCATTTACATTGGCAAGCATA GCATTGTGTTCGAGAATACAACCTGGTTTAGAACAGCAAATTGTTCTTCCTCGAGACTCATATCTTCAG GGTTACTTTAACAATATCACGGACTATCTAAGAATCGGTCCTCCACTCTATTTTGTAGTGAAAGACTACAATTACAG tTTAGAATCGAGACAGACGAACCAGCTCTGTTCTATCAGCCAGTGTGATTCTAATTCTCTTCTAAATGAG ATAGCTCGAGCTTCGTTAGTGCCAGAATCAAGTTACATAGCTAAACCAGCAGCTTCGTGGCTCGATGACTTTCTCGTTTGGTTGTCTCCTGAAGCTTTCGGATGTTGTAGGAAATTCACTAATGCAAGCTACTGTCCTCCGGATGATCAG ccTCCTTGTTGTGCGTCAGATGGTGGTAGTTGTGGGCTCAGCTCAGTGTGTTCGGACTGTACAACG TGCTTCCGTCACTCGGAGTTGCAAAATGGCCGCCCATCAACTGCACAATTTAGGGAGAAGCTTCCATGGTTCCTTAATGCGTTGCCGTCTGCTGATTGTGCAAAAGGTGGAAATGGAGCATATACAAGCAATGTTGAGCTCAATG GCTACGAGAACGGAATCATTCAAGCATCGGCTTTTAGGACATATCACACACCTCTTAATAAACAGGCTGACTATGTAAACTCGATGAGGGCTGCAAGAGATTTTAGTGCAAAGATGTCTCATGCTTTGGGG ATTGACGTCTTCCCATACGCTGTGTTCTATATGTTCTTCGAGCAGTACCTTAACATATGGAAGACGGCTCTGATCAATCTTGCTATTGCCATCG CTGCTGTCTTCGTAGTCTGCTTAGTCATCACATGCAG TGTGTGGACTTCTGCGATAATTCTACTTGTTCTGTCAATGATCATCGTGGATCTTTTG GGCATAATGGCGATCCTAGGTATCCAGCTGAACGCGCTGTCGGTTGTGAACCTCGTGATGTCCGTGGGCATCGCCGTGGAGTTCTGTGTCCATATTACTCATGCTTTCTTG GTGACGAGCGGAGATAGGAATCAGCGGATGAAAGAAGCTCTCACCACGATGGGGGCATCCGTTTTCAG AACAACCTCTCTGTTGCAGCGGAATCACGCTCACGAAGCTAGTCGGAGTGCTCGTTCTTTGCTTCTCGAGGACCGAAGTTTTTGTG GTTTACTACTTCAAAATGTATCTCGCATTGGTGCTTCTCGGCTTCTTGCACGGCCTCGTCTTTTTACCC GTGATTTTGAGCAtgtttggtcctccgtcaagaTGTGTGCTTATAGAGAAGCAAGAAGATCGGCCGTCAACATCATCTCACTTTTAACCTTAACAACGTCGAAGCATGCGCggttttttttgtag
- the LOC125221808 gene encoding NPC intracellular cholesterol transporter 1-like isoform X2 — protein MEGNRMRGLRRCLLVLTVLLVAAVVESERSGARLLLADSGGQRHSEEYCAMYDICGARSDGKVLNCAIGRPAVKPDELLSAKVQSLCPTITGNICCTEAQFDTLRTQVQQAIPFLVGCPACLRNFLNLFCELTCSPNQSQFINVTSIAKVGGNSTVNGIDYYIADSFGSGMYESCKEVKFGTMNTRAMEFIGAGAKKFQEWYAFLGRRAGLGVPGSPYAINFLPAAPESVGMKPMNVSTYSCGDTSLGCSCGDCPSSAACSSSGLPTPLKKGSCSVRIGSINAKCIEVGMTILYIVLVSVFLGWGFFHRKRKRSPVSKTKPVINIPNGGVIRRINSQKDENVPMQMLEDVPQMNSGVQLSIVQGYMSKFYRRYGTWVARNPVLVLCSSIGIVLLLCLGLIRFQVETRPEKLWVGPGSRAAKEKQFFDSHLAPFYRIEQLIIATIPDTVNGKTPSIVSDSNINLLFDVQKRVDTIRANFSGSLVSLTDICMKPLGKDCATQSVLQYFKMDVQNYDSFGGIDHVEYCFQHYSSADTCASAFKAPLDPSTALGGFSGNNYSEASAFIVTYPVNNEVNKDGNATKRAEAWEKAFIQLAKEELLPMVQSKNLTLAFSSESSIEEELKRESTADAITIMISYLVMFAYISLTLGDAPRFSSYYISSKILLGLSGVLLVMLSVLGSVGFFSAVGVKSTLIIMEVIPFLVLAVGVDNMCILVQAVKRQQLELPIEGRISNALVEVGPSITLASLAEVLAFAVGSFIPMPACRVFSMFAALAVLLDFLLQVTAFVALIVFDFLRAEDNRIDCFPCIKTSGSNVELEKGGNQQKPGLLVRYMKEIHAPILSVWVIKLLVVCTFGAFTLASIALCSRIQPGLEQQIVLPRDSYLQGYFNNITDYLRIGPPLYFVVKDYNYSLESRQTNQLCSISQCDSNSLLNEIARASLVPESSYIAKPAASWLDDFLVWLSPEAFGCCRKFTNASYCPPDDQPPCCASDGGSCGLSSVCSDCTTCFRHSELQNGRPSTAQFREKLPWFLNALPSADCAKGGNGAYTSNVELNGYENGIIQASAFRTYHTPLNKQADYVNSMRAARDFSAKMSHALGIDVFPYAVFYMFFEQYLNIWKTALINLAIAIAAVFVVCLVITCSVWTSAIILLVLSMIIVDLLGIMAILGIQLNALSVVNLVMSVGIAVEFCVHITHAFLVTSGDRNQRMKEALTTMGASVFSGITLTKLVGVLVLCFSRTEVFVVYYFKMYLALVLLGFLHGLVFLPVILSMFGPPSRCVLIEKQEDRPSTSSHF, from the exons ATGGAGGGGAACAGAATGAGAGGCCTCCGCCGTTGTTTGCTGGTGCTCACG GTGTTGTTAGTGGCGGCTGTGGTGGAATCGGAGAGGTCTGGTGCGAGGCTTCTTTTGGCGGATAGTGGCGG ACAGAGACATTCAGAGGAATATTGCGCCATGTACGACATTTGTGGAGCACGTAGCGATGGAAAAGTGCTGAATTGTGCCATTGGCAGACCTGCAGTCAAG CCAGATGAATTGCTATCAGCAAAGGTTCAAAGCTTGTGTCCTACGATTACTGGAAACATATGTTGCACGGAGGCACAGTTCGACACTCTGAGGACGCAAGTCCAGCAA GCTATTCCTTTTCTAGTAGGTTGTCCAGCTTGCTTGAGAAATTTCTTGAACCTATTCTGCGAGCTCACATGTTCCCCAAACCAGAGCCAGTTTATCAATGTGACTTCTATTGCCAAG GTTGGGGGCAATTCGACGGTTAATGGTATTGATTATTACATAGCTGACTCTTTTGGTTCGGGAATGTATGAATCATGCAAAGAAGTAAAATTTGGCACCATGAACACTCGAGCCATGGAATTCATCGGTGCTGGTGCTAAGAAATTTCAAG AGTGGTATGCGTTTCTTGGTAGACGGGCGGGGCTTGGTGTACCAGGATCACCATATGCTATAAATTTTTTGCCGGCTGCCCCGGAATCAGTGGGAATGAAGCCTATGAATGTGTCCACATATTCATGCGGCGACACTTCATTGGGCTGTTCGTGCGGTGACTGTCCTTCGTCAGCAGCCTGTTCAAGCTCGGGTCTTCCTACTCCTCTCAAGAAAGGTTCCTGTTCAGTGAGAATAGGATCTATAAAT GCAAAATGCATTGAGGTTGGAATGACAATATTATACATTGTACTTGTTTCTGTGTTTCTTGGATGGGGATTCTTCCacaggaaaaggaaaaggagtCCCGTGTCTAAAACCAAACCTGTGATTAACATCCCAAATGGGGGTGTTATTCGCCGTATAAACAGTCAGAAGGATGAAAATGTCCCTATGCAG ATGCTCGAGGATGTTCCCCAAATGAACAGTGGAGTGCAGCTTTCAATCGTGCAAGGCTACATGTCAAAGTTCTATAG GAGATACGGCACATGGGTGGCCAGAAACCCCGTCCTGGTTCTGTGCTCATCAATCGGTATTGTTCTGTTGCTCTGCTTGGGTCTTATACGCTTCCAAGTCGAGACGAGGCCCGAGAAG TTATGGGTGGGACCTGGAAGTAGAGCTGCGAAAGAGAAACAATTCTTCGACAGTCATCTCGCTCCCTTTTACCGAATCGAGCAG CTCATAATAGCAACGATCCCGGACACTGTGAATGGGAAAACACCAAGCATCGTGTCAGATAGCAATATCAACCTGTTATTCGACGTACAAAAAAGG GTGGATACGATCAGAGCAAATTTTTCTGGTTCATTGGTATCTCTTACTGATATTTGCATGAAGCCACTTGGCAAGGATTGTGCCACTCAAAGTGTTCTTCAG TATTTCAAGATGGATGTCCAGAACTATGATAGCTTTGGGGGTATAGATCATGTCGAATATTGTTTCCAG CACTATTCATCAGCCGACACATGCGCCAGTGCATTCAAAGCTCCACTTGATCCGAGCACAGCTCTCGGTGGTTTCTCTGGGAATAACTATTCAGAG GCTTCTGCTTTCATAGTGACATATCCCGTGAACAATGAAGTCAACAAAGATGGGAATGCTACCAAGAGGGCAGAGGCATGGGAGAAAGCTTTCATTCAGCTAGCAAAG GAGGAGCTCTTGCCTATGGTGCAATCAAAGAATTTAACACTTGCCTTTTCGTCAGAGAGTTCTATCGAGGAAGAACTGAAAAGAGAAAGCACAGCAGATGCTATAACTATCATG ATAAGCTATCTCGTAATGTTTGCTTATATATCCTTGACTCTGGGAGATGCTCCTCGTTTCTCTTCCTATTATATCTCCTCCAAg ATATTACTAGGTCTATCAGGCGTTCTGCTCGTCATGCTTTCTGTGCTCGGATCAGTTGGTTTTTTCAGTGCTGTTGGAGTAAAATCTACACTGATAATAATGGAAGTCATCCCCTTTCTTGTTCTGGCT GTTGGGGTGGACAACATGTGCATACTGGTTCAAGCCGTAAAGAGACAGCAATTAGAATTGCCGATAGAGGGACGGATTAGTAACGCACTCGTGGAAGTAGGACCGTCTATAACACTAGCTAGCCTTGCTGAGGTCTTGGCCTTTGCAGTGGGAAGTTTCATTCCTATGCCTGCTTGCCGCGTCTTCTCAATGTTTGCAG CATTGGCTGTTCTTCTGGATTTCCTTCTTCAAGTTACTGCATTTGTTGCCTTAATCGTTTTCGACTTCCTGAGAGCCGAGGATAACAGGATCGACTGTTTTCCGTGTATTAAGACATCTGGTTCAAATGTTGAGCTGGAGAAAG GTGGTAATCAGCAGAAACCGGGATTACTAGTGAGATATATGAAG GAAATTCATGCTCCGATTCTTAGCGTTTGGGTGATTAAACTACTGGTCGTCTGCACTTTTGGCGCATTTACATTGGCAAGCATA GCATTGTGTTCGAGAATACAACCTGGTTTAGAACAGCAAATTGTTCTTCCTCGAGACTCATATCTTCAG GGTTACTTTAACAATATCACGGACTATCTAAGAATCGGTCCTCCACTCTATTTTGTAGTGAAAGACTACAATTACAG tTTAGAATCGAGACAGACGAACCAGCTCTGTTCTATCAGCCAGTGTGATTCTAATTCTCTTCTAAATGAG ATAGCTCGAGCTTCGTTAGTGCCAGAATCAAGTTACATAGCTAAACCAGCAGCTTCGTGGCTCGATGACTTTCTCGTTTGGTTGTCTCCTGAAGCTTTCGGATGTTGTAGGAAATTCACTAATGCAAGCTACTGTCCTCCGGATGATCAG ccTCCTTGTTGTGCGTCAGATGGTGGTAGTTGTGGGCTCAGCTCAGTGTGTTCGGACTGTACAACG TGCTTCCGTCACTCGGAGTTGCAAAATGGCCGCCCATCAACTGCACAATTTAGGGAGAAGCTTCCATGGTTCCTTAATGCGTTGCCGTCTGCTGATTGTGCAAAAGGTGGAAATGGAGCATATACAAGCAATGTTGAGCTCAATG GCTACGAGAACGGAATCATTCAAGCATCGGCTTTTAGGACATATCACACACCTCTTAATAAACAGGCTGACTATGTAAACTCGATGAGGGCTGCAAGAGATTTTAGTGCAAAGATGTCTCATGCTTTGGGG ATTGACGTCTTCCCATACGCTGTGTTCTATATGTTCTTCGAGCAGTACCTTAACATATGGAAGACGGCTCTGATCAATCTTGCTATTGCCATCG CTGCTGTCTTCGTAGTCTGCTTAGTCATCACATGCAG TGTGTGGACTTCTGCGATAATTCTACTTGTTCTGTCAATGATCATCGTGGATCTTTTG GGCATAATGGCGATCCTAGGTATCCAGCTGAACGCGCTGTCGGTTGTGAACCTCGTGATGTCCGTGGGCATCGCCGTGGAGTTCTGTGTCCATATTACTCATGCTTTCTTG GTGACGAGCGGAGATAGGAATCAGCGGATGAAAGAAGCTCTCACCACGATGGGGGCATCCGTTTTCAG CGGAATCACGCTCACGAAGCTAGTCGGAGTGCTCGTTCTTTGCTTCTCGAGGACCGAAGTTTTTGTG GTTTACTACTTCAAAATGTATCTCGCATTGGTGCTTCTCGGCTTCTTGCACGGCCTCGTCTTTTTACCC GTGATTTTGAGCAtgtttggtcctccgtcaagaTGTGTGCTTATAGAGAAGCAAGAAGATCGGCCGTCAACATCATCTCACTTTTAA